A window from Nocardioides mesophilus encodes these proteins:
- a CDS encoding helix-turn-helix domain-containing protein: MLTNVAVLVADGIAPFELGVLCEALGTDRSDDGLPVLDFAVCAPRPGTYRTSGGFGISVEHDLARVNEADLVGVPAFDTDAPVPAALVEALRAAHARGARVISVCSGAFVLGEAGLLDDRECTTHWRHTAELAARYPRARVVPEVLYVDADPVITSAGTAAGIDACLHLWRKEYGAAAAGKIARRMVVPPQREGGQAQFIRTPVAACDDADTLAPLLTWLDEHLDEQHSVAELARRASMSARTFARRFRAETGTTPHAWITSRRVLRAEELLETTGRSVDRIAHEVGFGNAATLRHHFTRARSVSPQRYRRTFSEAG, translated from the coding sequence ATGCTCACCAACGTCGCCGTGCTGGTCGCGGACGGGATCGCCCCCTTCGAGCTCGGCGTGCTCTGTGAGGCGCTCGGGACCGACCGCTCCGACGACGGCCTGCCGGTGCTCGACTTCGCCGTCTGCGCGCCCCGCCCCGGCACCTACCGCACCTCCGGCGGCTTCGGGATCTCCGTCGAGCACGACCTCGCGCGGGTGAACGAGGCGGACCTGGTGGGCGTCCCGGCCTTCGACACCGACGCGCCGGTTCCCGCGGCGCTCGTCGAGGCGCTCCGGGCCGCGCACGCGCGAGGTGCCCGGGTGATCTCGGTGTGCTCCGGGGCCTTCGTGCTCGGCGAGGCCGGTCTGCTCGACGACCGGGAGTGCACCACGCACTGGCGACACACCGCCGAGCTCGCCGCCCGCTACCCGCGCGCCCGGGTGGTGCCGGAGGTGCTCTACGTCGACGCCGACCCGGTGATCACCAGCGCGGGCACCGCTGCCGGGATCGACGCCTGCCTGCACCTGTGGCGCAAGGAGTACGGCGCCGCGGCAGCCGGCAAGATCGCCCGGAGGATGGTGGTCCCTCCGCAGCGCGAGGGCGGCCAGGCGCAGTTCATCCGGACCCCGGTGGCCGCCTGCGACGACGCCGACACGCTCGCCCCGCTGCTGACCTGGCTCGACGAGCATCTCGACGAGCAGCACTCCGTGGCGGAGCTGGCCCGCCGGGCGTCGATGTCGGCGCGCACCTTCGCGCGCCGGTTCCGCGCCGAGACCGGCACCACCCCGCACGCCTGGATCACCAGCCGCCGGGTGCTCCGCGCCGAGGAGCTGCTGGAGACCACCGGGCGCTCGGTGGACCGGATCGCCCACGAGGTCGGCTTCGGCAACGCCGCCACCCTGCGGCACCACTTCACCCGGGCCCGGTCGGTGAGCCCGCAGCGCTACCGGCGCACCTTCAGCGAGGCCGGCTGA
- the rpsA gene encoding 30S ribosomal protein S1, with protein sequence MTITPALQDAPQIAVNDIGSEEDFLAAIDATIKYFNDGDIVEGTIVKVDRDEVLLDIGYKTEGVIPSRELSIKHDVDPSEVVSVGDKVEALVLQKEDKEGRLILSKKRAQYERAWGTIEQVKEEDGVVTGTVIEVVKGGLILDIGLRGFLPASLVEMRRVRDLQPYVGKELEAKIIELDKNRNNVVLSRRAWLEQTQSEVRQGFLTQLQKGQIRKGVVSSIVNFGAFVDLGGVDGLVHVSELSWKHIDHPSEVVAVGDEVTVEVLDVDMDRERVSLSLKATQEDPWQHFARTHQIGQIVPGKVTKLVPFGSFVRVEEGIEGLVHISELAERHVEIPEQVVQVNDDVMVKIIDIDLERRRISLSLKQANDTATASESEEFDPTLYGMTASYDEQGNYIYPEGFDPETGEWLEGYDEQRATWEEQYAKAHARWEAHVKQQVEAKQAEVEAGEATSYSSGAGVEEAAAETGGSLASDEALQALREKLTGGAS encoded by the coding sequence ATGACGATCACCCCCGCTCTTCAGGACGCCCCGCAGATCGCGGTCAACGACATCGGGTCCGAAGAGGACTTCCTCGCCGCCATCGACGCGACCATCAAGTACTTCAACGACGGCGACATCGTCGAAGGCACGATCGTGAAGGTCGACCGCGACGAGGTCCTGCTCGACATCGGCTACAAGACCGAGGGTGTCATCCCCTCGCGCGAGCTCTCGATCAAGCACGACGTCGACCCCTCCGAGGTGGTCTCCGTCGGTGACAAGGTCGAGGCCCTCGTCCTCCAGAAGGAGGACAAGGAAGGCCGCCTGATCCTGTCCAAGAAGCGCGCCCAGTACGAGCGCGCCTGGGGCACCATCGAGCAGGTCAAGGAAGAGGACGGCGTCGTCACCGGCACCGTCATCGAGGTCGTCAAGGGTGGCCTCATCCTGGACATCGGGCTGCGCGGCTTCCTGCCCGCCTCCCTGGTGGAGATGCGTCGCGTCCGCGACCTCCAGCCGTACGTCGGCAAGGAGCTCGAGGCGAAGATCATCGAGCTGGACAAGAACCGCAACAACGTCGTGCTCTCACGTCGTGCGTGGCTCGAGCAGACCCAGTCCGAGGTGCGTCAGGGCTTCCTGACCCAGCTCCAGAAGGGTCAGATCCGCAAGGGTGTCGTCTCCTCGATCGTCAACTTCGGTGCGTTCGTGGACCTCGGCGGCGTCGACGGCCTGGTGCACGTCTCCGAGCTGTCGTGGAAGCACATCGACCACCCCTCCGAGGTCGTCGCCGTGGGCGACGAGGTCACCGTCGAGGTCCTCGACGTGGACATGGACCGCGAGCGGGTCTCCCTGTCGCTGAAGGCGACGCAGGAGGACCCGTGGCAGCACTTCGCCCGGACCCACCAGATCGGCCAGATCGTGCCGGGCAAGGTCACCAAGCTGGTGCCGTTCGGTTCGTTCGTCCGGGTCGAGGAGGGCATCGAGGGCCTGGTGCACATCTCCGAGCTCGCCGAGCGTCACGTCGAGATCCCCGAGCAGGTCGTCCAGGTCAACGACGACGTCATGGTCAAGATCATCGACATCGACCTCGAGCGTCGCCGGATCTCGCTGTCGCTCAAGCAGGCCAACGACACCGCGACCGCCTCGGAGTCGGAGGAGTTCGACCCGACGCTCTACGGCATGACGGCGTCCTACGACGAGCAGGGCAACTACATCTACCCCGAGGGCTTCGACCCGGAGACCGGCGAGTGGCTCGAGGGGTACGACGAGCAGCGCGCCACCTGGGAGGAGCAGTACGCCAAGGCGCACGCTCGCTGGGAGGCGCACGTCAAGCAGCAGGTCGAGGCCAAGCAGGCCGAGGTCGAGGCCGGCGAGGCCACCTCGTACTCCAGCGGTGCCGGCGTCGAGGAGGCGGCGGCCGAGACCGGCGGCTCGCTCGCCTCGGACGAGGCGCTGCAGGCGCTGCGCGAGAAGCTCACCGGCGGCGCGTCCTGA
- a CDS encoding phosphotransferase family protein: MDYGMTPLEGGYSGETFLATSAGERSVVRVYAGRGAQRGAGAVEVDAAVLRLVRGLLPVPRVLELRRPDPAAGTPALLVTSFLPGERLEVAWPRLRDDVRHTVAAALGAALGRLAGVPMLRPGRFADADLRIERWPGAADLVGFVEERRVGSALADWSEREYGGLLAAADRAQDLLDRVERSCLVHSDFNAKNLLVDAATGAVTGVVDWEFAHAGAPGADLGNLLRFDRDPLLVEGVLDSYLDVTAGLDGLDRARLLDQARAADLAALMDLAARRGENPVTERADAQLRAVARDADLHAVP, translated from the coding sequence GTGGACTACGGCATGACCCCGCTCGAGGGCGGCTACAGCGGCGAGACGTTCCTGGCCACCTCGGCGGGAGAGCGGAGCGTGGTCCGGGTGTACGCCGGGCGCGGGGCACAGCGGGGGGCCGGGGCGGTGGAGGTGGACGCGGCGGTGCTGCGGCTCGTGCGCGGCCTGCTGCCGGTCCCGCGGGTGCTCGAGCTCCGGCGCCCGGACCCGGCGGCCGGCACCCCGGCGCTGCTGGTCACCTCGTTCCTGCCGGGGGAGCGGCTCGAGGTCGCCTGGCCGCGGCTGCGCGACGACGTGCGCCACACGGTGGCGGCCGCGCTGGGCGCGGCGCTCGGCCGGCTGGCCGGAGTGCCGATGCTGCGCCCCGGCAGGTTCGCCGACGCCGACCTGCGGATCGAGCGGTGGCCCGGGGCGGCGGATCTGGTGGGCTTCGTGGAGGAGCGCCGCGTGGGCTCCGCGCTGGCGGACTGGTCCGAGCGGGAGTACGGCGGCCTGCTGGCCGCGGCCGACCGGGCGCAGGACCTGCTCGACCGGGTGGAGCGCAGCTGCCTGGTGCACAGCGACTTCAACGCCAAGAACCTGCTGGTGGACGCGGCCACCGGTGCCGTGACCGGGGTGGTGGACTGGGAGTTCGCGCACGCCGGAGCGCCGGGTGCGGATCTCGGCAACCTGCTGCGCTTCGACCGGGACCCGCTGCTGGTCGAGGGGGTGCTCGACTCCTACCTGGACGTGACCGCCGGGCTGGACGGCCTGGACCGGGCGCGGCTGCTCGACCAGGCCCGCGCCGCGGACCTCGCCGCGCTGATGGACCTGGCCGCGCGGCGCGGCGAGAACCCGGTGACCGAGCGGGCCGACGCGCAGCTGCGGGCCGTCGCGCGCGACGCCGACCTGCACGCCGTACCGTGA
- a CDS encoding class I SAM-dependent methyltransferase: protein MSMPAGIHPTRRPVSEDDSRRANRRDWDAYADEYQSTHGAFLRDIGFVWGPEGTDEAEVGVLGDVAGRDVLELGCGAAQCARWLTRRGARAVGLDLSYRQLQHSRRIDAEHGTHVPLVCATATHLPFADRCFDVVFSSFGALQFVEDGPRLLTEVARVTRPGGRFAFSVTHPIRWAMPDDPGEDGLRVTQSYWDRTPYVEQDDDGLPTYVEHHRTLGDWVRLLAAAGFALTDLVEPEWPEGHDRIWGGWGPVRGALIPGTAIFSAVLAGR, encoded by the coding sequence ATGAGCATGCCCGCCGGGATCCACCCGACCCGCCGGCCGGTGTCCGAGGACGACAGCCGGCGCGCGAACCGGCGCGACTGGGACGCCTACGCCGACGAGTACCAGTCCACCCACGGTGCCTTCCTCCGCGACATCGGCTTCGTCTGGGGGCCGGAGGGCACCGACGAGGCCGAGGTCGGCGTGCTCGGCGACGTGGCCGGTCGCGACGTCCTCGAGCTCGGCTGCGGCGCCGCCCAGTGCGCCCGGTGGCTGACCCGTCGGGGGGCGCGCGCGGTCGGGCTGGACCTCTCCTACCGGCAGCTGCAGCACTCGCGCCGCATCGACGCCGAGCACGGCACCCACGTGCCGCTGGTCTGCGCGACCGCGACGCACCTGCCCTTCGCCGACCGCTGCTTCGACGTGGTGTTCTCCTCCTTCGGCGCGCTGCAGTTCGTCGAGGACGGGCCGCGGCTGCTCACGGAGGTGGCCCGGGTGACCCGCCCCGGCGGCCGGTTCGCCTTCTCCGTCACCCACCCGATCCGGTGGGCGATGCCCGACGACCCCGGCGAGGACGGGCTCCGGGTCACCCAGTCGTACTGGGACCGGACGCCGTACGTCGAGCAGGACGACGACGGGCTGCCGACGTACGTCGAGCACCACCGCACGCTCGGCGACTGGGTGCGGCTGCTCGCCGCCGCCGGCTTCGCCCTCACCGACCTCGTGGAGCCGGAGTGGCCCGAGGGCCACGACCGGATCTGGGGCGGCTGGGGCCCGGTGCGCGGCGCCCTGATCCCCGGTACGGCGATCTTCAGCGCGGTGCTCGCCGGGCGGTGA
- a CDS encoding DUF3068 domain-containing protein, with protein sequence MRRIVGLVLVGLGMFLLVLAPLARFYAYPKLAVAPYDQNTLTVLNGPGATVFDIASLSEIRTDLTTTAKTVGDLKASEDAPDGVTVWVNTSSTKDSKGVVRSRSIDRAAFDQNSGEAVNCCGEFYETVEGEQQPVRHEGLVFKFPFNTQKQTYQWWDTSLLKAVPIKFERVEDVNNVTTYKFVQTIEPTVTGTAKVPPALVGAKGSKPVKVERVYANERALWVEPRTGVVFDRVESQRSTLRYQGKDVITTTAVDTSYSDATIRSRIDKYEPLGNELNLVRNTVPLIALIAGLLLVVIGAALALTGRGRHVDDSGGGPRQDEPAPAGVA encoded by the coding sequence ATGCGCCGGATCGTCGGGCTGGTCCTGGTCGGTCTCGGGATGTTCCTGCTGGTGCTGGCGCCGCTGGCCCGCTTCTACGCCTACCCGAAGCTGGCCGTCGCTCCCTACGACCAGAACACGCTGACGGTCCTGAACGGTCCCGGAGCCACCGTGTTCGACATCGCTTCGCTCTCGGAGATCCGGACCGACCTCACCACCACCGCGAAGACGGTCGGCGACCTCAAGGCCTCGGAGGACGCACCGGACGGCGTCACCGTGTGGGTGAACACCTCCTCCACGAAGGACTCCAAGGGGGTCGTCCGCTCCCGCAGCATCGACCGCGCGGCCTTCGACCAGAACTCCGGGGAGGCCGTCAACTGCTGCGGCGAGTTCTACGAGACCGTCGAGGGGGAGCAGCAACCGGTCAGGCACGAGGGTCTGGTCTTCAAGTTCCCCTTCAACACCCAGAAGCAGACCTATCAATGGTGGGACACCAGTTTGCTGAAGGCCGTTCCCATCAAGTTCGAGCGCGTGGAGGACGTCAACAACGTCACGACGTACAAGTTCGTCCAGACGATCGAGCCGACGGTGACCGGTACGGCGAAGGTGCCGCCCGCGCTGGTCGGCGCCAAGGGCAGCAAGCCCGTGAAGGTCGAGCGGGTCTACGCCAATGAGCGTGCGCTCTGGGTCGAGCCCCGCACCGGAGTGGTCTTCGACCGGGTCGAGTCCCAGCGGAGCACCCTGCGCTACCAGGGCAAGGACGTCATCACCACCACGGCGGTCGACACGTCGTACTCCGACGCCACCATCAGGTCGCGGATCGACAAGTACGAACCCCTCGGCAACGAGCTGAACCTGGTGCGCAACACCGTTCCGCTCATCGCTCTCATCGCGGGACTGCTGCTCGTCGTCATCGGGGCGGCGCTCGCCCTGACCGGACGTGGTCGGCACGTCGACGACTCCGGCGGCGGACCACGGCAGGACGAGCCCGCACCGGCCGGTGTCGCCTGA
- a CDS encoding class I SAM-dependent methyltransferase, producing MRSSSSRSADGLRRSVRLFRAFREEQSDPRGFYGLIADDAVRQVARHALVRGRLVADFGGGPGFYTRAFRAAGARTVLVDADPVELTLDGPADRSAVVGRVEQSPLADRSVDIAFSSNMLEHVPDFASACDAMARVVRPGGLLVLSFTVWFGPWGGHETSPWHYFGGNRAARRYARTHGVPPKNLFGSTMYAAHVRDGLRWSAQARDFEVLELRPRYLPPWAAVVLRLPLLREVLTWNLWMVLRRTG from the coding sequence ATGCGATCCTCGAGCAGCAGGTCCGCCGACGGTCTGCGCCGGTCGGTGCGGCTGTTCCGCGCGTTCCGCGAGGAGCAGTCGGACCCGCGCGGCTTCTACGGGTTGATCGCCGACGACGCGGTGCGCCAGGTGGCCCGGCACGCTCTGGTGCGTGGCCGGCTGGTGGCGGACTTCGGCGGCGGACCCGGCTTCTACACCCGGGCGTTCCGGGCGGCGGGAGCACGCACGGTGCTCGTGGACGCCGACCCGGTGGAGCTGACGCTGGACGGCCCGGCCGACCGGTCGGCCGTCGTGGGCCGCGTCGAGCAGAGTCCGCTGGCCGACAGAAGCGTCGACATCGCCTTCTCCAGCAACATGCTCGAGCATGTTCCGGACTTTGCGTCCGCCTGCGACGCGATGGCCAGGGTCGTTCGGCCCGGGGGGCTGCTCGTGCTGTCGTTCACCGTCTGGTTCGGGCCCTGGGGTGGTCACGAGACGTCGCCTTGGCACTACTTCGGGGGAAATCGTGCCGCGCGCCGCTATGCGCGCACCCACGGCGTTCCGCCGAAGAACCTCTTCGGGTCCACGATGTACGCCGCCCACGTCCGCGACGGGCTCCGCTGGTCCGCACAGGCCCGGGACTTCGAGGTCCTGGAGCTGCGCCCGCGCTACCTGCCGCCCTGGGCAGCCGTGGTGCTGCGGCTACCGCTGTTGCGTGAGGTGCTGACGTGGAACCTGTGGATGGTGTTGCGCCGCACTGGGTGA
- a CDS encoding glycosyltransferase family 4 protein, producing MRLKSRTLRPDRRPRLLVLNWRDPWHPEGGGSELYVQQVCRRLAAGGVTVTMFTARYPGARRDEVREGIRYLRRGGHVTVYLWAALLLATRRLRGFDRVLEVQNGMPFLAGLFTRRPVVVLVHHVHREQWSILGPALARVGWFMESRVAVRINRGNRYVAVSEATREELAGLGVRAADVRVAYNGTPAMPSADVPGPDETPRVVVLSRLVPHKQIEHALDATARLVEAVPGLQLDVVGAGWWHDHLVADVQRLGLEERVTFHGHVTDEEKFQILSRAWVHLLPSVKEGWGLAIVEAATVGVPSLAYRSAGGVRESIQEGVTGLLADGYEDLVEQLRRLLTDEPLRSSLGEKARIRSGSFTWPATTASVRAALEI from the coding sequence ATGCGGCTGAAGTCCAGAACACTCCGCCCGGACCGCCGACCCCGGCTGCTGGTGCTCAACTGGCGCGACCCGTGGCACCCCGAGGGCGGCGGCTCCGAGCTCTACGTGCAGCAGGTGTGCCGAAGGCTGGCGGCCGGCGGCGTCACCGTCACCATGTTCACCGCCCGCTATCCCGGCGCCCGCCGCGACGAGGTCCGCGAGGGGATCCGCTACCTGCGGCGTGGCGGCCACGTCACCGTCTACCTGTGGGCCGCCCTGCTGCTCGCGACCCGTCGGCTCCGCGGCTTCGACCGGGTCCTCGAGGTCCAGAACGGGATGCCGTTCCTGGCCGGCCTCTTCACCCGCCGCCCGGTGGTCGTCCTCGTGCACCACGTGCACCGCGAGCAGTGGTCGATCCTCGGTCCGGCGCTGGCGCGCGTGGGCTGGTTCATGGAGTCGCGCGTGGCGGTGCGGATCAACCGTGGCAACCGGTACGTCGCCGTCAGCGAGGCCACCCGGGAGGAGCTGGCCGGGCTCGGGGTGCGGGCCGCCGACGTGCGGGTCGCCTACAACGGCACGCCGGCCATGCCGTCGGCCGACGTACCCGGGCCGGACGAGACGCCGAGGGTCGTGGTGCTGAGCCGGCTGGTGCCCCACAAGCAGATCGAGCACGCCCTCGACGCCACAGCCCGGCTGGTCGAGGCGGTCCCCGGGCTGCAGCTCGACGTGGTCGGGGCGGGCTGGTGGCACGACCACCTGGTGGCCGACGTGCAGCGCCTCGGACTCGAGGAGCGGGTCACCTTCCACGGGCACGTGACGGACGAGGAGAAGTTCCAGATCCTCTCCCGGGCGTGGGTGCACCTCCTGCCGTCGGTCAAGGAGGGCTGGGGGCTCGCCATCGTCGAGGCCGCGACGGTCGGGGTGCCGTCGTTGGCCTACCGGTCCGCCGGCGGCGTCCGGGAGTCGATCCAGGAGGGAGTGACCGGACTGCTCGCCGACGGATACGAGGACCTGGTGGAGCAGCTGCGGCGGCTGCTGACCGACGAGCCGCTGCGCAGCTCGCTCGGTGAGAAGGCCCGGATCCGGTCCGGCTCGTTCACGTGGCCGGCCACCACGGCGTCGGTGCGCGCCGCGCTGGAAATCTAG